The Aedes aegypti strain LVP_AGWG chromosome 3, AaegL5.0 Primary Assembly, whole genome shotgun sequence genome contains a region encoding:
- the LOC23687987 gene encoding endothelin-converting enzyme 2 isoform X2: MESHAEDKFVADNVETGAKFKIFLPKATSVSQENSCHVICRRFFICILIVAVVFLSLIIYAIYYYVSKLPNVCHSKECLRSAAAFKQNMDLNVDPCEDFYSYVCGNWADDHPRPERHGTHSWYNERQTKVYRIIRGHLDTNVTQADPKPVAQAKFMYRACLGKAYRKHYGYTAVRRFLKELDLPVIPTLLNNSEITNQEYEFDWISSVAKIQRKLGLNVLLGFTFEPDHRDQNRNRLTLEYDYSPEEFEFPTYEWDKGRRKANQNRRPPSTLNSGKTEGTGEHESEDDKELRVLARAFARLVGLINTDIKTDEIRDKMSFLAEEFKKFQNSLPKKQNLEDDSDDIVYYTVEQLQNATDAHIKPKKPYPIWQRYVDVLFADHPDVQPSNDEQLQLTSENVKTFGKLIDVISNQPLPLIELYIWKTVASFLVDHKFNKAVSEEDCAQVVHKLMGLAVSYTIADRDFLERTKPRVEQMVTNIRTEFDQMILETDWMDAYTKYASLEKSKVMKSLIGFPEWVLDVGKLEKHYRGFQISPTHHLQNWINALEALNAEWLRTWRVDNSRMWDADPTEVNAYNFINRNVIVIPIAIIQYPFYHLGLEALNYGALGETLGHEITHGFDNEGRDYDKDGNEERWWSNDTIHEYDKRAKCLEELYSSFFVPEANAFLNGTLTLGENIADHGGLREALRAYRAYVKRNGPEPVLPGFNDFTHEQLFFISYAIL; this comes from the exons ATGGAATCACATGCTGAAGATAAGTTCGTTG CCGATAACGTAGAGACAGGCGCCAAATTCAAGATATTCCTACCGAAGGCAACGTCCGTTTCTCAAGAAAA CTCCTGCCACGTCATCTGTCGACGATTCTTCATCTGCATTCTCATCGTTGCTGTAGTCTTCCTGTCCCTAATCATCTACGCCATCTACTACTATGTATCCAAACTACCGAACGTCTGCCACAGCAAGGAATGTCTCCGCTCGGCAGCCGCCTTCAAACAGAACATGGACCTCAACGTAGATCCTTGTGAGGACTTCTACTCGTACGTCTGCGGAAACTGGGCGGACGATCATCCACGTCCGGAGCGACACGGCACCCACAGCTGGTACAACGAGCGGCAAACCAAGGTCTACCGTATCATCCGAGGTCACCTGGATACCAACGTCACCCAGGCGGACCCGAAGCCGGTCGCCCAGGCCAAGTTCATGTACAGAGCGTGCCTCGGGAAAGCCTACCGCAAACACTACGGTTACACGGCCGTTCGacgattcctgaaagaacttgaCCTCCCAGTGATTCCAACTCTTCTGAACAACTCGGAGATCACGAATCAGGAGTACGAGTTCGACTGGATCAGCTCGGTGGCGAAGATACAGCGGAAGTTGGGACTCAACGTCCTTTTGGGGTTCACCTTTGAACCAGATCATCGAGACCAGAATCGGAATCGGTTAACCCTAGAGTACGACTACAGTCCGGAGGAGTTTGAGTTTCC AACCTACGAATGGGATAAAGGACGGCGGAAGGCGAACCAAAATCGGAGACCACCATCTACACTGAATTCTGGAAAGACTGAGGGAACGGGAGAGCACGAAAGCGAAGACGACAAGGAGTTGAGGGTGTTAGCTAGAGCTTTTGCTAGACTTGTCGGTTTGATCAACACGGACATAAAAACTGacgaaataagagataaaatgtCATTTCTTGCTGAAGAgtttaagaaattccaaaattctctTCCCAAG AAACAAAATTTGGAAGATGACAGCGATGACATCGTGTACTACACTGTTGAACAGCTTCAAAATGCGACGGATGCGCACATCAAACCCAAGAAACCCTATCCTATATGGCAACGCTACGTGGACGTTCTTTTCGCCGACCATCCCGATGTTCAACCATCCAATGATGAGCAACTTCAACTCACCTCCGAAAATGTCAAAACCTTCGGGAAGCTCATCGACGTAATCTCCAATCAACCACTACCTTTGATCGAACTCTATATCTGGAAAACGGTGGCTTCATTCCTGGTGGACCACAAGTTCAACAAAGCCGTATCGGAAGAGGATTGCGCCCAGGTCGTCCACAAACTGATGGGATTGGCCGTTAGCTACACCATCGCGGACAGGGACTTCCTTGAGCGAACTAAACCCCGTGTAGAGCAGATGGTGACCAACATACGGACGGAGTTCGACCAAATGATCCTGGAAACGGACTGGATGGATGCCTACACCAAGTACGCTTCGCTGGAAAAGTCTAAAGTCATGAAGTCGTTGATCGGATTCCCCGAGTGGGTTCTGGACGTCGGAAAACTGGAAAAGCATTATCGAGGG TTTCAGATCAGTCCAACTCATCATTTGCAGAACTGGATCAATGCCCTGGAGGCTCTGAATGCGGAATGGCTCCGTACGTGGCGTGTAGATAACAGTCGGATGTGGGATGCGGACCCTACGGAAGTCAATGCATACAATTTCATAAATCGTAATGTTATCG TTATTCCCATAGCCATAATTCAGTACCCGTTCTACCACCTTGGATTGGA GGCTCTTAACTACGGTGCTCTCGGAGAGACCCTAGGACATGAGATTACCCACGGTTTCGATAACGAAGGCCGCGACTACGACAAAGACGGAAACGAGGAGCGCTGGTGGTCGAACGATACGATTCACGAGTATGATAAACGTGCCAAATGTCTGGAAGAGCTATACAGTTCGTTCTTCGTTCCAGAGGCAAATGCTTTC TTGAATGGAACGCTTACCCTGGGAGAGAACATCGCCGATCACGGCGGACTTCGGGAAGCGTTGCGGGCTTATCGAGCGTACGTTAAGCGAAACGGTCCTGAACCCGTCCTGCCAGGGTTCAATGACTTCACCCACGAACAGCTGTTCTTCATTTCGTATG CAATACTGTGA
- the LOC23687987 gene encoding neprilysin-11 isoform X1, translating into MESHAEDKFVADNVETGAKFKIFLPKATSVSQENSCHVICRRFFICILIVAVVFLSLIIYAIYYYVSKLPNVCHSKECLRSAAAFKQNMDLNVDPCEDFYSYVCGNWADDHPRPERHGTHSWYNERQTKVYRIIRGHLDTNVTQADPKPVAQAKFMYRACLGKAYRKHYGYTAVRRFLKELDLPVIPTLLNNSEITNQEYEFDWISSVAKIQRKLGLNVLLGFTFEPDHRDQNRNRLTLEYDYSPEEFEFPTYEWDKGRRKANQNRRPPSTLNSGKTEGTGEHESEDDKELRVLARAFARLVGLINTDIKTDEIRDKMSFLAEEFKKFQNSLPKKQNLEDDSDDIVYYTVEQLQNATDAHIKPKKPYPIWQRYVDVLFADHPDVQPSNDEQLQLTSENVKTFGKLIDVISNQPLPLIELYIWKTVASFLVDHKFNKAVSEEDCAQVVHKLMGLAVSYTIADRDFLERTKPRVEQMVTNIRTEFDQMILETDWMDAYTKYASLEKSKVMKSLIGFPEWVLDVGKLEKHYRGFQISPTHHLQNWINALEALNAEWLRTWRVDNSRMWDADPTEVNAYNFINRNVIVIPIAIIQYPFYHLGLEALNYGALGETLGHEITHGFDNEGRDYDKDGNEERWWSNDTIHEYDKRAKCLEELYSSFFVPEANAFLNGTLTLGENIADHGGLREALRAYRAYVKRNGPEPVLPGFNDFTHEQLFFISYGNQYCETIRPSQVKFQLEDEHSPSKYRVIGALSSMAEFGEAFKCPLNSKMNPEQKCRVW; encoded by the exons ATGGAATCACATGCTGAAGATAAGTTCGTTG CCGATAACGTAGAGACAGGCGCCAAATTCAAGATATTCCTACCGAAGGCAACGTCCGTTTCTCAAGAAAA CTCCTGCCACGTCATCTGTCGACGATTCTTCATCTGCATTCTCATCGTTGCTGTAGTCTTCCTGTCCCTAATCATCTACGCCATCTACTACTATGTATCCAAACTACCGAACGTCTGCCACAGCAAGGAATGTCTCCGCTCGGCAGCCGCCTTCAAACAGAACATGGACCTCAACGTAGATCCTTGTGAGGACTTCTACTCGTACGTCTGCGGAAACTGGGCGGACGATCATCCACGTCCGGAGCGACACGGCACCCACAGCTGGTACAACGAGCGGCAAACCAAGGTCTACCGTATCATCCGAGGTCACCTGGATACCAACGTCACCCAGGCGGACCCGAAGCCGGTCGCCCAGGCCAAGTTCATGTACAGAGCGTGCCTCGGGAAAGCCTACCGCAAACACTACGGTTACACGGCCGTTCGacgattcctgaaagaacttgaCCTCCCAGTGATTCCAACTCTTCTGAACAACTCGGAGATCACGAATCAGGAGTACGAGTTCGACTGGATCAGCTCGGTGGCGAAGATACAGCGGAAGTTGGGACTCAACGTCCTTTTGGGGTTCACCTTTGAACCAGATCATCGAGACCAGAATCGGAATCGGTTAACCCTAGAGTACGACTACAGTCCGGAGGAGTTTGAGTTTCC AACCTACGAATGGGATAAAGGACGGCGGAAGGCGAACCAAAATCGGAGACCACCATCTACACTGAATTCTGGAAAGACTGAGGGAACGGGAGAGCACGAAAGCGAAGACGACAAGGAGTTGAGGGTGTTAGCTAGAGCTTTTGCTAGACTTGTCGGTTTGATCAACACGGACATAAAAACTGacgaaataagagataaaatgtCATTTCTTGCTGAAGAgtttaagaaattccaaaattctctTCCCAAG AAACAAAATTTGGAAGATGACAGCGATGACATCGTGTACTACACTGTTGAACAGCTTCAAAATGCGACGGATGCGCACATCAAACCCAAGAAACCCTATCCTATATGGCAACGCTACGTGGACGTTCTTTTCGCCGACCATCCCGATGTTCAACCATCCAATGATGAGCAACTTCAACTCACCTCCGAAAATGTCAAAACCTTCGGGAAGCTCATCGACGTAATCTCCAATCAACCACTACCTTTGATCGAACTCTATATCTGGAAAACGGTGGCTTCATTCCTGGTGGACCACAAGTTCAACAAAGCCGTATCGGAAGAGGATTGCGCCCAGGTCGTCCACAAACTGATGGGATTGGCCGTTAGCTACACCATCGCGGACAGGGACTTCCTTGAGCGAACTAAACCCCGTGTAGAGCAGATGGTGACCAACATACGGACGGAGTTCGACCAAATGATCCTGGAAACGGACTGGATGGATGCCTACACCAAGTACGCTTCGCTGGAAAAGTCTAAAGTCATGAAGTCGTTGATCGGATTCCCCGAGTGGGTTCTGGACGTCGGAAAACTGGAAAAGCATTATCGAGGG TTTCAGATCAGTCCAACTCATCATTTGCAGAACTGGATCAATGCCCTGGAGGCTCTGAATGCGGAATGGCTCCGTACGTGGCGTGTAGATAACAGTCGGATGTGGGATGCGGACCCTACGGAAGTCAATGCATACAATTTCATAAATCGTAATGTTATCG TTATTCCCATAGCCATAATTCAGTACCCGTTCTACCACCTTGGATTGGA GGCTCTTAACTACGGTGCTCTCGGAGAGACCCTAGGACATGAGATTACCCACGGTTTCGATAACGAAGGCCGCGACTACGACAAAGACGGAAACGAGGAGCGCTGGTGGTCGAACGATACGATTCACGAGTATGATAAACGTGCCAAATGTCTGGAAGAGCTATACAGTTCGTTCTTCGTTCCAGAGGCAAATGCTTTC TTGAATGGAACGCTTACCCTGGGAGAGAACATCGCCGATCACGGCGGACTTCGGGAAGCGTTGCGGGCTTATCGAGCGTACGTTAAGCGAAACGGTCCTGAACCCGTCCTGCCAGGGTTCAATGACTTCACCCACGAACAGCTGTTCTTCATTTCGTATGGTAAT CAATACTGTGAAACGATAAGGCCATCGCAGGTCAAATTCCAGCTAGAAGACGAACATAGCCCATCGAAGTATCGCGTCATAGGAGCGCTGAGTAGCATGGCGGAGTTTGGTGAGGCTTTCAAGTGCCCGCTCAACAGCAAGATGAACCCGGAACAGAAGTGTCGAGTTTGGTGA